The Cylindrospermum stagnale PCC 7417 genome segment AATTAAAATTAAAACTATAATTTTTGTCTATTTTTTTTACATTTAATTTAATAAACAGATAATCTCATGTTTATCAATAAAATGCAATAGCAGTTAAATAGTATCCGCTCAATAGTTCGGGGGAGGGAGTTATTCGGGCATCCATGACCAACTCAAGGGATTGAGAGCAGATTTTTCGCGAATAATAGTCCCCAAAAATGGAATATTCCCAACCTGAGAAATGCGGTCACGCACATATTCAAAAAAGCTGATTCCCAACTTACGAGTAGTGGCAACAAGAGACATAAAAGTATCCCTTGCCTGAGTACCCTCAAGAGTCTGAGTTGCATAACTTATATTACGCCGTTGTACCATCGTCCGAGCAGCTAACTCCGCTGGATTATTGTGCAAAGGTAATTCAGGATGCTCTAAAACATAGAGCAATTCCGAAATTTTCAGGCGCGTTAATCGTTTTCGCTCATCCAACTGTTCATAACCACTGTCTGTGGAAAAAAGGTTATTTTCGTCCCGCAGGTGTTGATTCTCTGATTCTAAGCCTTTTACTTTTAATTGTAATTGCTCTATTAGGTTCAGTAATACCTCTACTGTCTGACGCATGGATTCGTCTGCAATCCCTTTTGGCTCGATGGTTTGCAGCAAATCGCATACTGATTTTTCATTTGAAATAAGCTTTTGCGTCATATTGCATATTTTATGACACTGTGTGTGCATCGCTTCACTTATTTTCTTCTGCAACCCCTACTTATTGAGCCGATACCTTAAAAGCGCACCCAATAATCTGCTCCGTAATCCCATTCAACTCCAATCTGCGTCCATCAGCGTTCATCAGCGTTCTCCCAATAAAAAAAATCAGCAAATGTACGCAAGCAAACGCAAAATTATCCGCGTTTATCTGCGTACATCTGCGGTTAAAAATCCTTAATGCACCAACTCAATAGCCCGCTTAGTCAACGCATCAGCCGTCAAACCATTGAAGGCCATGAGTTCCCCAGCACTGGCGGTAGTTTCACCGCGTTTCCAAGCGAAGGTATCGCGCTTGCTATTACTGCGTAACATGATTGGTTCTAACATCGCCGCAGCACCACCTGTAACACCAATTAAGGCATCTCCACCAAACAATTGCTCAAAATCGGCATCACTCAAGAAACCGCCGTCTGGTTCAGAACAAGTTTCCCATGCGGTATCATCAGGACGATACAACCGGCGAGGATTGATGATCGAAACAATCTTCACACCAATACCTTCAGCTTCTAAGAAAGAAGCAGCTTCAAATGCGGGAATCAGTGTTAAATCACCAATTACCGCCAACACAACCTTCTTCTTACCAGCGACTTCATGCAATAGCACTGCACCATCACGCAAGCCTTTATGAGTTTGGGCAAAAGTTGTGCGAATTGGCAGAGGTGACTTACTTGCAGTAATCACAATTCCCTTATTCTTAGTTTTCAATGCCCAGTCATAACAGACTTGAATACTGTTAGCATCAGGAGGGAATAATGGGAAGACATTTCCATTTCGCATCAACGCTGCAAAATAAGCTTCAATTTCTGGTCTTTGGTGAGTCCAACCGTTACGCCCTTGCTCTAATGCCCCTGCTGTATATAATGTAATAGTTGAGGGAGTTGGACGGCGCAATTCTGCCATTGATTGGGTGACTGTTTGCCAAATTGGTAAACCGTTGATGGCAAAAGATTCATAAGAACACCATAATGTTCTCGCACCCATTAAGGATAAACCAGCAGCTAAACCTGCACAAGCATCTTCGCTTAAAGGTTCATAAACTTGTCCCCCTGGTGCTTGGTTATATAAGTCGTCGATTGTCGGGTGGATAATCTTTAATGCTTGGTTAATGTTGGCAATTCCTGATGCTTCGTTACCGTCGGCGTTGGTGACGAGGAAATTTTCATCTTTCTTACCAACTATTCCCACTAATCTTCCCATTGCTGTTGTGGAAACATGGGGTATAGGCCCAACGGGATATTCTTCTAATGGCAATTCCCCTAATTCTGGTAATGGGAATTCAAATTCTGTTACTACTGTTTTTGCTGCTGGTCCACCGCCGGCACGTTCGGCATTTGTTCGCACTATTTGCCAAGCTTCTGCTGATAAAGCACGGGTTTGCAAAGCACTGACGATATGGGGAGCATCGAGGGTATCTTTAGGGTAAAGGTTGTGAGATTTTGCACCTTTAGCGTGGACGCCTGCACCTTTGAGTTGTTTAATAATAAATACGGTAAGTTGGCCGCTGAGTGCCGATCGCGCAGCTTTATCTACACCGACAAGTATTGCTTTGGTAAATTCTAGGCGTTTCTCGAAGGAAAAGACGGTACTATCAACGTAATCTCCTGGTTGATCTTGATCGTCAAATTCTTTGGCATCCACTAAGATAACTTCGTCAAAACCGTTACCTTTCCAGTAGGCTGTCATCTGTTCGTTGGTTTTCAGAGATACCATGCTGTGGTGTTCTTGGCTGTAACCGTTCCATACCAGCACTGGTAAAAAGTTGGTGACGCTGGGGTAAGCTGTATGGAAATGGGCGATCGCACTCACGATATAAGGTTCACCCAATCCACCATCCCCAACGGTGAAGGGAAACAGCTTATCTTGATGCAGCAGTGCAGCAGACATGGCAAAGTGCTGTCCTTGTCCCAAAGGCCCCGCAGGTGCTAAGATGCCGGGGATATAACCGGAGAGATGCCCTAACAAACCGTGTTTTTCTCGGAAGCGATCGCGCAATTGTTGGACTGTCAGAATTCCCATATCCTCCAAAGAACAATCTAGGAACATCGCACTATAAAAACCGGGGGCGTGGTGTCCAACTTCCGTGATAATGTTTTTATATCCCAGCATCACCAGAGAGGCATAAGCTTCTGCTTGGCTAGCGAAACCGCCAGGATGTCCAGAAGCCTTACTAGCAGTAACTTGTAGCGTTAGGTAGCGCAGGGCATCGGCAGCGAGTACAGTTTGATAAACGGCTGCTGGATCTGTGGGGGATGCGATCGCCACTTTCCCCGACTCAATAGCAGGATTTGCACCATAAATTTTAAAATCAGGTAATGCTTCCCCAAAATATTGAATTCCTTCGCAAAAATCGGGAAGTGCTGAAGACGCCTTAGCGCTGATTGCTGTCATGCTGAATACCTTATAAAATGAGGGAAAACTGTAGATGCTCGATTAACTTAACAAAAATTTTACATCTTTCAGGTTGTAACAGTTTATTGCTTTTTTACAACATCAGGATAAGCAGTTTAAATCTGAACTCAAAAATTTATGATGACAGTTAGTTTGACTGATAATAAAAGCAAAACAGCAACCAGAACTTATGAAACTTCCCCCAGGGCCACAGACTCCAGCTTTGTTACAGCAGTTACAGTGGATTTTTAAATCTGTAGAATTTCTGGATGAATGTGGTAAACACTATGGTGATGTCTTCACTG includes the following:
- a CDS encoding phosphoketolase, with the protein product MTAISAKASSALPDFCEGIQYFGEALPDFKIYGANPAIESGKVAIASPTDPAAVYQTVLAADALRYLTLQVTASKASGHPGGFASQAEAYASLVMLGYKNIITEVGHHAPGFYSAMFLDCSLEDMGILTVQQLRDRFREKHGLLGHLSGYIPGILAPAGPLGQGQHFAMSAALLHQDKLFPFTVGDGGLGEPYIVSAIAHFHTAYPSVTNFLPVLVWNGYSQEHHSMVSLKTNEQMTAYWKGNGFDEVILVDAKEFDDQDQPGDYVDSTVFSFEKRLEFTKAILVGVDKAARSALSGQLTVFIIKQLKGAGVHAKGAKSHNLYPKDTLDAPHIVSALQTRALSAEAWQIVRTNAERAGGGPAAKTVVTEFEFPLPELGELPLEEYPVGPIPHVSTTAMGRLVGIVGKKDENFLVTNADGNEASGIANINQALKIIHPTIDDLYNQAPGGQVYEPLSEDACAGLAAGLSLMGARTLWCSYESFAINGLPIWQTVTQSMAELRRPTPSTITLYTAGALEQGRNGWTHQRPEIEAYFAALMRNGNVFPLFPPDANSIQVCYDWALKTKNKGIVITASKSPLPIRTTFAQTHKGLRDGAVLLHEVAGKKKVVLAVIGDLTLIPAFEAASFLEAEGIGVKIVSIINPRRLYRPDDTAWETCSEPDGGFLSDADFEQLFGGDALIGVTGGAAAMLEPIMLRSNSKRDTFAWKRGETTASAGELMAFNGLTADALTKRAIELVH